A genomic stretch from Arachis stenosperma cultivar V10309 chromosome 3, arast.V10309.gnm1.PFL2, whole genome shotgun sequence includes:
- the LOC130969099 gene encoding protein STRICTOSIDINE SYNTHASE-LIKE 4-like, whose translation MASNIVTIISSFVIAVIVAITVQIFYFSPIDPLPLEIPPSSSARHNQLKNIIKLGEGVLKDPEDVCFDKEGTLYAATRDGWIKRLPRNNGDWENWKHIDSNTLLGITPSKDGGLIVCDATKGLFKVTEDDGFTVLVSSQGNGSQINFADDVIEASDGSIYFSDASKKYGLHHVHLDLLEARPHGQLLKYNPTSNDVDIVLDKLYFANGVALSKDEDYLLVSETWKSRVLRHWLKGANKGKTDIFVENLPGGPDNINLAPDGSFWIALVSLTNNGLEFMHKYTVIKHLLGSFPRLYGLTSGETKKATVVNVATDGNITRIFGDNDGRVINFVTSAFEFEDHLYLGSLNSNFVGKLPLHSA comes from the exons ATGGCTTCCAATATTGTGACAATAATTTCAAGTTTTGTTATAGCAGTGATAGTAGCTATCACAGTTCAGATCTTCTACTTCTCACCCATAGATCCACTACCACTGGAGATTCCACCTTCATCTTCTGCTAGACACAACCAATTAAAG AACATAATTAAGCTAGGAGAAGGGGTTCTGAAGGATCCAGAAGATGTTTGTTTTGACAAAGAGGGAACTCTGTATGCTGCTACAAGAGATGGTTGGATTAAAAGATTACCAAGAAATAATGGAGATTGGGAGAATTGGAAGCATATTGATAGTAACACTTTGCTAGGAATCACTCCTTCTAAAGATGGTGGCCTAATCGTATGTGACGCTACAAAG GGTTTATTCAAGGTTACAGAGGATGATGGTTTCACTGTTCTCGTTTCATCACAAGGGAATGGTTCTCAAATCAA TTTTGCAGATGATGTGATAGAAGCatcagatggaagtatatattTCAGTGATGCTAGCAAAAAGTATGGTTTGCATCATGTGCATCTGGATTTGCTAGAGGCAAGACCACATGGACAACTTCTAAAGTACAATCCAACTTCAAATGATGTTGATATTGTCTTGGACAAACTGTACTTTGCCAATGGAGTTGCACTCTCCAAAGACGAAGATTATCTTCTTGTGTCTGAAACCTGGAA ATCCAGGGTTCTGAGGCATTGGCTAAAAGGAGCAAATAAAGGCAAAACAGATATTTTCGTTGAAAACCTTCCGGGTGGACCTGATAATATCAATCTAGCTCCTGATGGTTCATTTTGGATAGCTTTGGTTTCG CTAACTAATAATGGATTGGAGTTTATGCACAAATACACGGTAATTAAGCACTTACTAGGTTCATTTCCAAGGTTATATGGCCTTACGAGTGGTGAAACCAAGAAGGCAACAGTGGTCAATGTGGCAACTGATGGCAACATAACCAGAATATTTGGTGATAATGATGGTAGAGtgattaattttgtgacttcagCTTTCGAGTTTGAGGATCATCTTTATTTGGGCAGTCTCAATTCCAACTTTGTTGGAAAATTACCTTTGCACAGTGCTTAG